A genomic segment from Deltaproteobacteria bacterium encodes:
- a CDS encoding peptide chain release factor-like protein yields the protein MELEKLKKECDIKAFKSSGPGGQHRNVTESAVRLKHLPTGIIVIGQSHRSQHRNLLDALERLARKLEDRAKRRKPRVPTRKAAGIRAREIEAKRKNSRLKRSRKKVDDFT from the coding sequence ATGGAACTGGAGAAACTGAAGAAAGAGTGTGATATCAAGGCGTTCAAATCCAGCGGGCCTGGGGGACAGCACAGGAACGTCACCGAGTCGGCGGTAAGGCTCAAGCATCTCCCCACGGGGATCATCGTTATTGGACAGTCTCATCGTTCCCAGCACCGGAACCTTCTGGATGCCCTCGAGCGTCTTGCCCGCAAGCTGGAGGATAGGGCAAAACGCCGCAAGCCCCGGGTTCCCACCAGGAAGGCTGCCGGGATCAGGGCCAGGGAAATTGAGGCAAAACGGAAAAACAGCCGGTTGAAAAGATCCAGGAAAAAGGTTGATGACTTCACATAA
- a CDS encoding YchF/TatD family DNA exonuclease, whose translation MTKAHLIDSHAHLEMKPFRGDLESVLERAHGAGVVHIIIVGSTVAESRRAFKLAEHYSEISAVVGIHPHDALDADDEAMMELSKIAHRGQVVGIGETGLDFFRDRAPRNLQEDAFRKHLDMAKEVDLPVVIHIRDAYRRSREILMEEGLPPKGGVIHCFSGTAEDAAAYLELGLHLSFTGTITFPSRRSREWAEEILTLVPLEKIFVETDSPYLPPHPYRGKRNEPANVALVAEKIAEVKGLTLDDVARITTRNAVRFFDLPVTLPGSRFAYTIRDSVYLNITGKCTSACIFCRRSTDPIVKGHDLMLESDPSVGEMLAALEDRNWAERSEVVFCGYGEPTIRLDEMREVARRIRQEGARHIRLNTNGLGSLYHGRDITPDISRMVDEVSVSLNAQDAGTFERLCRPGFGGGSYEAVKDFARSCLAAGMDVVLTVVDHPDVDIDACRAIAVEMGARFRVRSLNELG comes from the coding sequence GTGACGAAAGCACACCTCATAGATTCCCACGCACATCTCGAGATGAAACCCTTTCGCGGGGACCTTGAGAGTGTCCTGGAAAGGGCACACGGCGCCGGCGTAGTTCACATCATCATTGTGGGTTCCACCGTCGCCGAAAGCCGAAGGGCCTTCAAACTGGCCGAACACTATTCGGAGATATCCGCAGTCGTCGGCATTCACCCTCACGACGCCCTGGATGCCGACGATGAGGCGATGATGGAACTTTCCAAAATCGCACACAGGGGACAAGTCGTGGGAATTGGGGAAACCGGCCTGGATTTCTTCCGTGACCGGGCCCCCCGCAATCTGCAGGAAGACGCTTTCCGAAAACACCTGGACATGGCAAAAGAGGTGGATCTCCCTGTGGTCATTCACATCCGGGACGCCTACCGGCGATCCAGGGAGATTCTCATGGAGGAGGGCCTGCCGCCGAAAGGCGGGGTCATACACTGTTTTTCGGGAACGGCCGAGGATGCCGCAGCTTACCTGGAACTGGGCCTTCACCTGTCCTTTACGGGAACCATCACCTTCCCCTCCAGGCGCAGCCGGGAATGGGCCGAAGAGATCCTCACCCTGGTCCCCCTGGAGAAAATCTTTGTGGAGACCGATTCGCCCTACCTGCCGCCCCATCCATACCGGGGGAAGAGAAACGAGCCTGCCAATGTCGCCCTTGTTGCCGAAAAGATCGCTGAGGTCAAGGGCCTTACGCTGGACGATGTGGCCCGCATCACCACCCGAAACGCCGTCCGGTTTTTCGACCTGCCGGTTACCCTGCCGGGTTCCCGCTTCGCCTATACCATCCGCGATTCGGTTTATCTGAATATCACCGGAAAATGTACAAGCGCCTGCATCTTTTGCCGTAGAAGCACGGACCCCATCGTGAAAGGCCATGACCTGATGCTTGAGTCCGACCCGTCTGTCGGAGAGATGCTCGCCGCTCTCGAGGACAGGAACTGGGCGGAACGATCGGAGGTGGTTTTCTGCGGTTACGGGGAACCGACCATTCGACTGGATGAAATGCGTGAGGTTGCCCGGCGTATCAGGCAGGAGGGAGCCCGGCACATTCGTCTGAACACAAACGGTCTCGGCAGCCTCTATCATGGCCGCGATATCACCCCGGACATATCGAGGATGGTGGATGAGGTCTCCGTCAGCCTCAACGCCCAGGACGCCGGTACGTTTGAACGTCTGTGCCGGCCGGGCTTCGGCGGGGGGTCCTATGAGGCGGTGAAGGATTTTGCCCGATCATGCCTCGCTGCCGGCATGGATGTTGTCCTAACGGTGGTTGACCATCCCGATGTGGATATCGATGCATGCAGGGCTATCGCCGTGGAGATGGGGGCGAGGTTCCGGGTAAGGTCCCTGAATGAATTAGGGTGA
- the metG gene encoding methionine--tRNA ligase: protein MSNETFYITTPIYYVNDVPHLGHVYTTVAADVASRFMRSTGKSVMFLTGIDEHGQKVEQAAHDRGLSPQEHCDEMVVRFQRLWRRFNISNDDFIRTTEERHKAIVQHFLQVLYDRGDIYRSTYNGWYCVPDERFWTEKDLTDGKCPDCGRKVVQIKESNYFFRMGRYQDWLTGHIKADPGFIQPETRRNEMLGFLRKPLGDLCISRPKSRLHWGVEVPFDHEYVTYVWFDALINYVTGAGYNVDEDRFTVLWENSTHLIGKDILTTHTIYWPTMLHGIGLPPPHRVFAHGWWTVEGQKMSKSMGNVVEPHLLLDMYGADSIRYFILREVPFGLDGDFSHSALVGRINSDLANDLGNLLQRSLGMLEKYRKGIIPAPKDGKNRGDPEKALASHASRTLKDLSAHMESLTFDRALKSIWDLIGAANKYINSAAPWALAKEGDDGKLDTVLFTIFEAIRQVAVMVSPFMPETGEKMFRQLGIADRHELKTIVSLNRWGGLPGGTRTFRGPALFPRIEETPDIPAGTPTEKNESVEAEISKGVKPTMDDNIITIDDFAKVQLVTGTVLEAENVPKSKKLIRLQVDTGEKRQIVAGIAEHYTPEELVGKNIAVVANLKPVRLMGVESRGMLLAASDEDGIHLFTFDGEVKPGTRIK, encoded by the coding sequence ATGAGCAATGAAACTTTCTACATCACCACTCCCATCTATTATGTCAACGATGTTCCACATCTTGGCCACGTTTACACCACGGTGGCGGCGGACGTGGCTTCCCGTTTCATGCGTTCCACCGGCAAGTCGGTCATGTTCCTGACGGGGATCGACGAGCACGGCCAGAAGGTGGAGCAGGCCGCCCATGATCGTGGGCTCTCTCCCCAGGAACATTGCGACGAAATGGTCGTCCGTTTTCAGAGGCTCTGGCGGCGCTTTAATATCTCCAACGACGATTTCATCAGGACCACCGAAGAGCGTCACAAGGCGATCGTTCAGCATTTTCTTCAGGTGTTGTACGACAGGGGAGACATTTACCGGAGTACCTACAACGGATGGTACTGCGTTCCGGATGAGCGGTTCTGGACGGAAAAGGATCTTACGGACGGAAAATGCCCCGACTGCGGCCGGAAGGTCGTCCAGATAAAGGAGAGCAACTACTTCTTTCGGATGGGTAGATATCAGGACTGGCTTACCGGGCATATCAAGGCCGACCCGGGTTTTATACAGCCTGAGACCAGGCGAAACGAGATGCTCGGATTTCTCAGAAAGCCCCTTGGCGATCTGTGTATCAGCCGTCCGAAGAGCAGGCTCCACTGGGGTGTGGAGGTTCCGTTCGACCACGAATATGTCACCTACGTTTGGTTTGACGCTCTCATCAACTACGTCACGGGCGCGGGATATAATGTCGACGAGGATCGGTTCACCGTGCTCTGGGAGAACTCCACCCATCTGATCGGCAAGGACATATTGACTACCCATACGATTTACTGGCCCACAATGCTTCATGGAATCGGGCTGCCGCCGCCCCACAGGGTGTTCGCCCACGGGTGGTGGACCGTAGAGGGTCAGAAGATGTCCAAATCCATGGGAAACGTGGTTGAGCCGCACCTTCTCCTTGATATGTATGGCGCAGACAGCATACGATATTTCATCCTCAGGGAGGTGCCGTTCGGCCTGGACGGCGATTTCTCTCATTCGGCCCTGGTTGGAAGGATCAATTCCGACCTTGCCAACGACCTGGGCAACCTTCTCCAGCGTTCCCTCGGGATGTTGGAAAAATACAGAAAAGGGATCATCCCCGCGCCGAAAGACGGCAAAAACAGGGGCGATCCTGAAAAAGCCCTGGCCTCCCACGCATCCCGGACACTGAAGGATCTTTCGGCTCATATGGAGAGCCTGACCTTCGATCGGGCTCTGAAATCGATCTGGGATCTGATTGGAGCGGCCAATAAGTACATCAATTCCGCCGCTCCCTGGGCACTGGCAAAGGAGGGAGACGACGGGAAGCTAGATACCGTTCTGTTCACCATCTTCGAGGCCATTCGTCAGGTGGCCGTAATGGTCTCTCCTTTCATGCCGGAAACCGGGGAAAAGATGTTCCGCCAGTTGGGGATCGCCGACAGGCATGAGCTAAAGACCATCGTGTCGCTGAACCGGTGGGGGGGACTCCCCGGAGGAACAAGAACATTCCGGGGGCCGGCGCTGTTCCCCCGCATCGAGGAGACCCCTGATATCCCCGCTGGGACCCCGACGGAGAAAAATGAATCGGTAGAAGCGGAGATATCGAAAGGAGTGAAGCCCACCATGGATGACAACATTATCACCATTGATGATTTCGCAAAGGTCCAACTGGTAACCGGAACGGTCCTCGAGGCTGAAAACGTACCTAAATCCAAGAAACTTATCCGGCTCCAGGTTGATACCGGCGAGAAGAGACAGATCGTCGCGGGCATTGCCGAGCACTACACCCCTGAAGAGCTGGTGGGAAAGAACATCGCCGTCGTGGCCAACCTCAAACCTGTCAGGCTGATGGGTGTCGAGTCGCGCGGCATGCTCCTGGCGGCGTCGGACGAAGACGGAATCCACCTTTTTACCTTCGATGGAGAGGTCAAACCGGGAACACGCATCAAGTGA
- the holB gene encoding DNA polymerase III subunit delta' codes for MLFDEIQGQESAVRILVRALESGRVPTTFLFTGPSGCGRMGTAVALAASFNCENGAPACGSCSSCRHHLSNSYPDLLIVRPPAGKRIIVIEQIRDLIERAYLMPLMGTTSTFIIDGAHQMNPNAANALLKTLEEPPATSRFVLIAPDKDSVLPTVSSRCRVLAFRPLSRPVMETLLEAEGIDKKRAALLASMARGSMARGLEYHREKIPERMAEEFEPLSSLHEAGPAQLLDLAKRWGKNRTEALKVMEFMAQWYRDMLILSEGAPKNQLIHSSQMATLSFRADELGGGPLSMALESIEDAREDLENNTNVELTMDNLLLRLRKYGQAGRNITLSGEVF; via the coding sequence ATGCTCTTTGACGAAATCCAAGGCCAGGAAAGCGCCGTTCGAATCCTGGTTCGCGCCTTGGAAAGCGGCCGTGTGCCCACAACATTCCTTTTCACGGGCCCATCCGGCTGCGGCCGCATGGGAACTGCCGTGGCATTGGCCGCCTCATTTAACTGTGAAAACGGCGCTCCGGCGTGCGGGTCCTGTTCCTCCTGCCGGCACCACCTGTCCAACTCCTATCCTGACCTCTTAATCGTGCGGCCCCCTGCGGGGAAAAGGATAATTGTTATCGAACAGATCCGCGACCTCATCGAGAGGGCTTACCTCATGCCGTTAATGGGAACAACTTCCACATTCATCATTGACGGCGCCCACCAGATGAACCCCAACGCCGCCAATGCGCTCTTAAAAACCCTCGAGGAGCCGCCGGCCACATCGCGATTTGTCCTTATAGCGCCGGACAAGGACTCGGTGCTGCCGACTGTTTCATCCCGCTGCCGGGTCCTGGCCTTCCGCCCCTTGAGCCGCCCCGTAATGGAGACCCTGTTGGAGGCTGAAGGCATCGATAAAAAACGCGCGGCGCTTCTGGCATCCATGGCCAGGGGGAGCATGGCGAGAGGACTGGAATACCACCGGGAGAAGATACCGGAAAGGATGGCGGAGGAGTTCGAGCCTCTATCCTCTCTGCATGAAGCCGGACCGGCTCAACTTCTTGACCTTGCAAAACGCTGGGGGAAGAACCGAACGGAGGCGTTAAAGGTCATGGAGTTCATGGCCCAGTGGTACAGGGACATGCTCATCCTGTCGGAGGGGGCCCCGAAGAACCAGTTGATCCACAGCTCCCAAATGGCGACCCTGAGTTTCCGCGCCGACGAACTGGGGGGTGGACCGCTTTCCATGGCCCTCGAATCCATTGAGGATGCGAGGGAGGATCTTGAGAACAACACCAACGTAGAACTGACCATGGACAACCTGCTTCTCAGATTAAGAAAGTACGGACAGGCAGGCCGGAATATTACACTGAGCGGAGAGGTTTTTTAG
- the tmk gene encoding dTMP kinase encodes MFITFEGIEGSGKSTLVSQLALLLKDIGIDPLITREPGGTVLGRELRAILLNPAGAHIQPLSELFLYAADRAQHVREVIRPALDRGRTVLCDRFSDATAAYQGYGRGIPQETIRSADALAREGLVPDLTVLLDLPPEEGLGRAKSRNAREAAGAETRMDDEQPEFHGKIREGYLDLAGQEPDRFLVLDASNRPEDLASRVLAEFRERFPNAL; translated from the coding sequence ATTTTTATCACTTTTGAAGGGATAGAGGGGTCGGGAAAATCCACCCTTGTGTCACAGCTGGCCCTCCTCCTCAAGGATATAGGCATAGACCCCCTGATTACCAGGGAACCCGGCGGTACTGTCCTCGGAAGGGAATTAAGAGCGATCCTGCTGAACCCCGCGGGGGCGCACATTCAACCTTTGAGCGAACTTTTCCTTTACGCGGCGGACAGGGCACAGCACGTACGGGAGGTGATAAGACCGGCCCTCGACAGGGGAAGGACTGTTCTTTGTGACCGTTTCTCGGATGCTACCGCGGCCTATCAGGGCTACGGCAGGGGAATACCACAGGAGACGATACGTTCCGCGGACGCCCTCGCCCGGGAAGGGCTGGTTCCGGATCTGACCGTCCTTCTTGACCTCCCGCCGGAGGAAGGGCTGGGGCGGGCGAAATCCCGCAACGCACGGGAGGCCGCGGGCGCGGAAACCAGGATGGACGATGAGCAGCCTGAATTTCACGGGAAAATCCGTGAAGGATACCTGGATCTGGCTGGACAGGAGCCGGACAGGTTCCTGGTATTGGACGCATCAAACCGCCCGGAGGACCTGGCATCGCGGGTCCTCGCGGAATTCAGGGAAAGGTTTCCCAATGCTCTTTGA
- a CDS encoding MogA/MoaB family molybdenum cofactor biosynthesis protein, with product MLIKGGVMTLSDRSSRGEYEDLSGPAIIEGLSSLGISWIKSEVLPDEESLIAAALKDWSDEAGLDLILTTGGTGPAPRDRTPEATRAVLDFEIPGIPESLRAAARDRVPTACLTRGIAGVRGKTVIINLPGSPKAVRESTAVLLPFLVHLIEKVKGDPSECGSP from the coding sequence ATGCTCATTAAGGGTGGCGTCATGACCCTGAGCGACAGGTCATCAAGGGGGGAATACGAGGACCTGAGCGGACCAGCCATAATCGAAGGCCTTTCATCCCTGGGTATCAGCTGGATAAAATCGGAGGTATTGCCCGATGAGGAAAGCCTCATCGCCGCAGCGCTGAAAGACTGGTCCGATGAGGCCGGACTGGATCTGATCCTTACCACCGGAGGTACAGGACCGGCCCCCCGGGATCGGACGCCCGAGGCAACCCGGGCTGTGCTGGACTTCGAGATCCCCGGTATACCGGAGTCGTTGCGGGCAGCCGCCAGAGACCGGGTGCCGACTGCCTGCCTCACTCGGGGGATTGCCGGGGTTCGCGGGAAGACGGTTATCATCAATCTGCCCGGAAGCCCCAAGGCAGTCCGGGAGAGCACGGCTGTTCTGCTCCCATTTCTCGTCCATCTGATCGAGAAGGTCAAAGGAGACCCATCGGAATGCGGCTCACCGTAA
- a CDS encoding MOSC domain-containing protein, with amino-acid sequence MKIVAVSISDSKGVRKENVPSALLIPEHGIENDAHAGKWHRQVSLLAMESIDKMTRKGLAVGPGDFAENLTTEGLELTSLPVGQWLRLGSESLVEVTQIGKICHNHCAIYYQAGDCVMPREGIFVRVLEGGLIKPGDAITLVDGGKTDAH; translated from the coding sequence ATGAAGATAGTCGCGGTTTCCATTAGTGACAGTAAAGGCGTGCGCAAGGAAAATGTCCCGTCGGCGCTCCTGATACCTGAACACGGCATCGAGAACGACGCCCACGCCGGAAAATGGCATCGGCAGGTCAGCCTCCTTGCCATGGAAAGTATAGACAAGATGACCAGGAAGGGGCTTGCGGTCGGGCCTGGGGATTTCGCGGAAAATCTCACCACCGAGGGCCTCGAATTGACCTCCCTGCCCGTGGGACAGTGGCTCAGGCTTGGGAGCGAGTCTCTCGTCGAGGTGACCCAGATCGGCAAGATATGCCACAACCACTGCGCCATCTATTACCAGGCGGGTGACTGTGTCATGCCGAGGGAAGGGATATTCGTCAGGGTTCTGGAGGGCGGCCTAATAAAACCCGGTGATGCCATCACTCTCGTGGACGGCGGAAAAACAGATGCTCATTAA
- the dksA gene encoding RNA polymerase-binding protein DksA, translating to MDKRQIKYFEKKLKAWKEELVLGATKTVDGMHEQKTTFPDPTDRASMETNRNFLLRIRDRERKLISKIDKAEERIKDGTFGICEECGEDIEIKRLEARPVATLCIHCKTLQEEEEKIIQK from the coding sequence ATGGACAAAAGACAGATCAAGTATTTCGAAAAGAAGCTCAAAGCATGGAAGGAAGAGCTTGTCCTCGGGGCTACGAAAACCGTGGACGGAATGCATGAGCAGAAGACGACGTTCCCCGATCCCACCGATCGGGCCTCCATGGAAACCAACCGTAATTTTCTCCTTAGAATCCGCGATCGGGAAAGGAAGCTCATCAGCAAGATCGACAAGGCCGAGGAGCGTATTAAAGACGGCACTTTCGGGATTTGCGAAGAATGCGGCGAAGACATCGAGATCAAGAGACTTGAAGCCCGTCCGGTAGCCACCCTCTGTATCCACTGCAAGACGCTTCAGGAGGAAGAGGAGAAAATCATCCAGAAGTAG